In a single window of the Pongo abelii isolate AG06213 chromosome 1, NHGRI_mPonAbe1-v2.0_pri, whole genome shotgun sequence genome:
- the PPT1 gene encoding palmitoyl-protein thioesterase 1 precursor (The RefSeq protein has 2 substitutions compared to this genomic sequence) encodes MASPGCLWLLAVAFLPWTCASRALQHLDPPAPLPLVIWHGMGDGCCNPLSMGAIKKMVEKKIPGIYVLSLEIGKTLMEDVENSFFLNVNSQVTTVCQTLAKDPKLQQGYNAMGFSQGGQFLRAVAQRCPSPPMINLISVGGQHQGVFGLPRCPGESSHICDFIRKTLNAGAYSKVVQERLVQAEYWHDPIKEDVYRNHSIFLADINQERGINESYKKNLMALKKFVMVKFLNDSIVDPVDSEWFGFYRSGQAKETIPLQETSLYTQDRLGLKEMDNAGQLVFLATEGEHLQLSEEWFYAHIIPFLG; translated from the exons ATGGCGTCGCCCGGCTGCCTGTGGCTCTTGGCTGTCGCTTTCCTGCCATGGACCTGCGCTTCTCGGGCGCTGCAGCATCTGGACCCGCCGGCGCCGCTGCCGTTGGTGATCTGGCATGggatgg GAGACAGCTGTTGCAATCCCTTAAGCATGGGTGCTATTAAAAAAATGGTTGAGAAGAAAATACCTGGAATTTACGTCTTATCTTTAGAGATTGGGAAGACCCTGATGGAG GACGTGGAGAACAGCTTCTTCTTGAATGTCAATTCCCAAGTAACAACAGTATGTCAGACACTTGCTAAGGATCCTAAACTGCAGCAAGGCTACAATGCTATGGGATTCTCCCAGGGAGGCCAATTTCT GAGGGCAGTGGCTCAGAGATGCCCTTCACCTCCCATGATCAATCTGATCTCGGTTGGGGGACAACATCAAG GTGTTTTTGGACTCCCTCGATGCCCAGGAGAAAGCTCTCACATCTGTGACTTCATCAGAAAAACACTGAATGCTGGAGCGTACTCCAAAGTTGTTCAGGAACG CCTCGTGCAAGCCGAATACTGGCATGACCCCATAAAGGAGGATGTGTATCGCAACCACAGCATCTTCTTGGCAGATATAAATCAGGAGCGG GGTATCAATGAGTCCTACAAGAAAAACCTGATGGCCCTGAAGAAGTTTGTGATGGTGAAATTCCTCAATGATTCCATTGTGGACCCTGTAGATTCGGAG TGGTTTGGATTTTACAGAAGTGGCCAAGCCAAGGAAACCATTCCCTTACAGGAGACCTCCCTGTACACACAG GACCGCCTGGGGCTAAAGGAAATGGACAATGCAGGACAGCTAGTGTTTCTGGCTACAGAAGGGGACCATCTTCAGTTGTCTGAAGAATGGTTTTATGCCCACATCATACCATTCCTTGGATGA